A single window of Pyrus communis chromosome 10, drPyrComm1.1, whole genome shotgun sequence DNA harbors:
- the LOC137747968 gene encoding LEAF RUST 10 DISEASE-RESISTANCEUS RECEPTOR-LIKE PROTEIN KINASE-like 2.3, whose amino-acid sequence MCRGSLLLVPYGALLLLFLLPFICSQTSIPENNSDCTLSCGNIHIRSPFRLKGDPQHCGNRTYELTCEENVTVLYLYNRKFYAKAINYNNFTIRVVDAAVQKKDNYYSIPHYSLTPSNFSYGDPYSAYRFGLTWSSNSPDTSSSYTTRPIIFMNCPKPMHCPGHVETAPCVKDGTYSSNSSLSNGLRMFSYSILGWNGFISSLDLGESCEITQMLMVSPSLSVEDMHEHLTSCEGIYSEIAHGFELSWFDQACSTSNCSESLCVLNNVSKIECLRNETRKYEGSVYYFSYSQDRVLDQMYRYIDSWFIPEDKLRNVSTYSWRLIVVSSFLGLFQVVKFLFGFPCLIALIIYKCKRRHLSMYENIEDFLQNNQLMPVRYSYSDIKKMARGFKDKLGEGGFGSVYKAKLRSGRLVAIKMLGKSKANGQDFINEVATIGRIHHVNVVQLVGFCVEGSKRALVYDFMPNGSLDKHIFSQQGVISLSCEKMFEISLGVARGIEYLHRGCDMQILHFDIKPHNILLDENFLPKVSDFGLARLCPLDNSIVSLTAARGTIGYMAPELFYKNIGGVSYKADVYSFGMLLMEMAGKRKNLNANIEHSSQIYFPTWVFDQLSGGNDLTIGDATEEEKKIIKKMIVVASWCIQMKPSDRPSMNKVVEMLEGELESLQMPPKLFLYPQQVPEVVTGGSSSTASAASRTTTTSIEIVLIADENSES is encoded by the exons ATGTGTAGAGGAAGTCTCTTACTAGTTCCATATGGAGCCCTTCTTctactctttcttcttccctttaTTTGTTCCCAAACATCGATACCTGAAAATAATTCTGATTGTACTCTTTCTTGTGGCAATATTCACATACGCTCTCCATTTCGGTTAAAAGGAGACCCTCAACACTGCGGCAACCGAACGTATGAGCTAACTTGTGAGGAAAATGTTACAGTCCTGTACTTGTATAACCGAAAGTTTTACGCCAAGGCGATCAATTACAATAACTTTACAATCCGTGTTGTGGATGCTGCTGTTCAAAAGAAAGATAACTACTACTCCATCCCGCATTACTCTTTAACCCCATCCAACTTTAGTTATGGGGATCCTTACAGCGCTTATCGATTCGGACTGACGTGGAGTTCAAATAGCCCGGACACAAGTTCTAGTTACACGACACGGCCTATAATTTTTATGAACTGTCCAAAACCGATGCATTGTCCTGGCCATGTAGAAACAGCTCCATGCGTCAAGGACGGCACCTACTCTTCCAATTCTTCTTTGTCCAATGGTTTAAGAATGTTTTCTTATTCCATCCTTGGCTGGAATGGCTTCATAAGTTCATTGGATTTGGGGGAGTCCTGTGAAATAACGCAGATGCTTATGGTCTCACCTTCGTTATCCGTAGAAGACATGCATGAACACTTGACGTCCTGTGAAGGCATATATAGTGAAATAGCGCATGGCTTCGAGCTTTCATGGTTTGACCAGGCTTGTAGCACCTCAAACTGCTCAGAGTCTTTGTGTGTGCTCAACAACGTGAGCAAAATTGAGTGCCTTCGCAACGAAACCAGAAAATATGAAGGTAGTGTCTATTATTTCTCTTATTCACAAG ATAGGGTTTTGGACCAGATGTATCGGTACATCGACTCTTGGTTTATACCTGAGGACAAGCTGCGGAACGTGTCCACTTACAGCTGGCGTCTGATTGTTGTGAGCTCATTCCTAG GACTATTCCAAGtagtcaaatttttatttggcTTTCCCTGTTTAATTGCATTAATAATATACAAATGCAAAAGGAGGCACTTGTCCATGTATGAAAATATAGAAGACTTTCTGCAGAATAATCAGCTCATGCCAGTAAGGTACTCTTACTCGGACATAAAAAAGATGGCCAGAGGTTTTAAGGACAAGTTAGGGGAAGGTGGCTTTGGTTCTGTGTACAAGGCAAAGCTTCGCAGTGGCCGTCTTGTAGCCATCAAGATGTTGGGCAAGTCGAAAGCCAACGGGCAGGATTTTATCAATGAAGTTGCTACCATCGGAAGGATTCACCATGTTAACGTGGTGCAACTTGTTGGTTTTTGTGTGGAGGGTTCAAAGCGTGCTCTTGTATATGACTTTATGCCTAATGGGTCTCTTGATAAGCACATATTTTCTCAACAAGGAGTTATCTCCTTAAGTTGCGAGAAAATGTTTGAAATCTCACTTGGAGTGGCTCGTGGTATTGAATATTTGCATCGAGGATGTGACATGCAAATTTTGCACTTCGACATCAAGCCTCACAACATTCTTCTCGATGAGAACTTTCTTCCGAAGGTTTCAGATTTTGGGTTAGCAAGGCTATGCCCATTGGATAATAGCATTGTGTCTTTGACTGCAGCGAGAGGAACCATCGGATACATGGCTCCAGAGTTATTCTACAAAAACATTGGAGGTGTTTCGTACAAAGCTGATGTCTATAGTTTTGGGATGCTACTGATGGAAATGGctggaaaaagaaagaacttAAACGCAAATATAGAACACTCGAGCCAAATATACTTTCCAACATGGGTTTTCGACCAGCTGAGTGGAGGAAATGACCTTACAATCGGAGACGCTACAGAGGAGGAAAAGAAAATCATTAAGAAGATGATCGTTGTGGCGTCGTGGTGCATACAAATGAAGCCTAGCGACCGTCCTTCTATGAATAAAGTTGTAGAGATGCTTGAAGGAGAACTTGAGAGCCTTCAAATGCCTCCAAAGCTTTTCTTATACCCACAACAAGTGCCAGAGGTGGTTACTGGCGGCAGTTCAAGTACCGCATCAGCTGCATCGAGGACAACGACAACATCTATAGAAATTGTTTTGATTGCAGATGAAAATTCAGAGAGTTAA
- the LOC137748987 gene encoding LEAF RUST 10 DISEASE-RESISTANCEUS RECEPTOR-LIKE PROTEIN KINASE-like 2.4: protein MCRGSLLLVPYGALLLLFLLPFICSQTSIPENNSDCTLSCGNIGISSPFRLKGDPQHCGNRTYELTCEENVTVLYLYNRKFYAKAINYNNFTIRVVDSAVQKKDNYYSIPHYSLTPSNFSYGDPYGTYLLRLTWSSNRTVRRNSSTTRPIIFMNCPKPMHSPGLVETAPCVKDGTYSSNSSLSNGLRMFSYSILGWDGSISSLDLGESCEITQMLMVSPSLSVEDMHEHLTSCEGIYSEIAHGFELSWFDQACSTSNCTEYSCVLNNVSKIECLRDEEHWYDKILPPIQVALETVLYQMYYSIRYGQFIPTDDLRYSSFKNECLMITLFFAGLFQVVKFLFGFPCLIALIIYKCKRRHLSMYENIEDFLQNNQLMPVRYSYSDIRKMAGGFKDKLGEGGFGSVYKAKLRSGRLVAIKMLGKSKANGQDFINEVATIGRIHHVNVVQLVGFCVEGSKRALVYDFMPNGSLDKHIFSQQGVISLSCEKMFEISLGVARGIEYLHRGCDMQILHFDIKPHNILLDENFLPKVSDFGLARLCPLDNSIVSLTAARGTIGYMAPELFYKNIGGVSYKADVYSFGMLLMEMAGKRKNLNANIEHSSQIYFPTWVFDQLSGGKDLTIGDATEEEKKIIKKMIVVASWCIQMKPSDRPSMNKVVEMLEGEIESLQMPPKLFLYPQQVPEVVTGGSSSTASAASRTTTTSTEIVLIADENSES from the exons ATGTGTAGAGGAAGTCTCTTACTAGTTCCATATGGAGCCCTTCTTctactctttcttcttccctttaTTTGTTCCCAAACATCGATACCTGAAAATAATTCTGATTGTACTCTTTCTTGTGGCAATATTGGCATAAGCTCTCCATTTCGGTTAAAAGGAGACCCTCAACACTGCGGCAACCGTACGTATGAGCTAACTTGTGAGGAAAATGTTACGGTCCTGTACTTGTATAACCGAAAGTTTTACGCCAAGGCGATCAATTACAATAACTTTACAATCCGTGTTGTGGATTCTGCTGTTCAAAAGAAAGATAACTACTACTCCATCCCGCATTACTCTTTAACCCCATCCAACTTTAGTTATGGGGATCCTTACGGAACTTATCTACTCCGACTGACGTGGAGTTCAAATAGAACGGTCAGAAGAAATAGTTCCACAACACGGCCTATAATTTTTATGAACTGTCCAAAACCGATGCATTCTCCTGGCCTTGTAGAAACAGCTCCATGCGTCAAGGACGGCACCTACTCTTCCAATTCTTCTTTGTCCAATGGTTTAAGAATGTTTTCTTATTCCATCCTTGGCTGGGATGGCTCCATAAGTTCATTGGATTTGGGGGAGTCCTGTGAAATAACGCAGATGCTTATGGTCTCACCTTCGTTATCCGTAGAAGACATGCATGAACACTTGACGTCCTGTGAAGGCATATATAGTGAAATAGCGCATGGCTTCGAGCTTTCATGGTTTGACCAGGCTTGTAGCACCTCAAACTGCACAGAGTACTCGTGTGTGCTCAACAACGTGAGCAAAATTGAGTGCCTTCGCGACGAAG AACATTGGTACGACAAGATCTTGCCGCCCATACAAGTGGCACTAG AAACGGTTTTGTACCAGATGTATTATTCAATCCGCTATGGTCAGTTTATCCCTACGGACGACTTGAG ATACTCATCATTCAAAAATGAATGTTTGATGatcactttgttttt TGCAGGACTATTCCAAGtagtcaaatttttatttggcTTTCCCTGTTTAATTGCATTAATAATATACAAATGCAAAAGGAGGCACTTGTCCATGTATGAAAATATAGAAGACTTTCTGCAGAATAATCAGCTCATGCCAGTAAGGTACTCTTACTCGGACATAAGAAAGATGGCCGGAGGTTTTAAGGACAAGTTAGGGGAAGGTGGCTTTGGTTCTGTGTACAAGGCAAAGCTTCGCAGTGGCCGTCTTGTAGCCATCAAGATGTTGGGCAAGTCGAAAGCCAACGGGCAGGATTTTATCAATGAAGTTGCTACCATCGGAAGGATTCACCATGTTAACGTGGTGCAACTTGTTGGTTTTTGTGTGGAGGGTTCAAAGCGTGCTCTTGTATATGACTTCATGCCTAATGGGTCTCTTGATAAGCACATATTTTCTCAACAAGGAGTTATCTCCTTAAGTTGCGAGAAAATGTTTGAAATCTCACTTGGAGTGGCTCGTGGTATTGAATATTTGCATCGAGGATGTGACATGCAAATTTTGCACTTCGACATCAAGCCTCACAACATTCTTCTCGATGAGAACTTTCTTCCGAAGGTTTCAGATTTTGGGTTAGCAAGGCTATGCCCATTGGATAATAGCATTGTGTCTTTGACTGCAGCGAGAGGAACCATCGGATACATGGCTCCAGAGTTATTCTACAAAAACATTGGAGGTGTTTCGTACAAAGCTGATGTCTATAGTTTTGGCATGCTACTGATGGAAATGGctggaaaaagaaagaacttAAACGCAAATATAGAACACTCGAGCCAAATATACTTTCCGACATGGGTTTTCGACCAGCTGAGTGGAGGGAAGGACCTTACAATCGGAGACGCTACAGAGGAGGAAAAGAAAATCATTAAGAAGATGATCGTTGTGGCGTCGTGGTGCATACAAATGAAGCCTAGCGACCGTCCTTCTATGAATAAAGTGGTAGAGATGCTTGAAGGAGAAATTGAGAGCCTTCAAATGCCTCCAAAGCTTTTCTTATACCCACAACAAGTGCCAGAGGTGGTTACTGGCGGCAGTTCAAGTACCGCATCAGCTGCATCGAGGACAACAACAACATCTACAGAAATTGTTTTGATTGCAGATGAAAATTCAGAGAGTTAA
- the LOC137748647 gene encoding rust resistance kinase Lr10-like has product MERRGEYKKRLLFTQNIGDFCNPIILYTIIYMNYQDTKLLQSIFSLDRMLLINFLCWFLMIADAGIVSKVYGDRVVPENCTEVSCCEHHGPAIRFPFRLKGQPFQSGYHGFDLSCTNGRQTVLEMPSSSNKLIVETINYASQEIGVYFQNDCPPKDIFNFNLSSSIFQFVHGPSNANYTLFSCPSPRDGYGLIKLCPSGLDNPENQTNYYAVNGRSSIDDMNLVSCTKLRDYTSVPYISSVRASHLMMLQWSKPSCGRCEEMGKPCRLKRTIGQYNFTDNQTVETECVSEDSTRGRTSLEISGIFTLSVVVTVVGTLIYCVYSSNKIEKTNQLRIERFLDDYIAHKPSRYSYADIKRITNQFNEKLGQGAYGTVYKGQLSSDLLVAVKILNNSNEKGEDLINEVGTMGRVHHVNVVRLVGFCADGYTTALVYEYLPNGSLQNILSSADSKSVFLGWDKLHEIALGIAKGIEYLHQGCDLRILHFDIKPHNILLDQNFSPKVSDFGLAKLCSRDQSAVSMTTIRGTIGYIAPEVFSRNFGNVSYKSDVYSFGMLLLEMVGGRKNFKFMEEDSTSSQVYFPEWIYNLLEQGDDLRIHIEDGGDAETAKKLAIVGLWCVQWHPIDRPSMKVVIQMLEGEGDNLTVPANPFRSTSN; this is encoded by the exons ATGGAACGAAGGGGTGAATATAAAAAGAGATTATTATTTACCCAAAACATAGGGGACTTCTGCAATCCCATTATCTTATATACAATCATATATATGAATTACCAAGATACCAAACTTCTACAATCAATATTCTCATTGGATAGAATGCTTCTGATCAATTTCTTGTGCTGGTTTCTCATGATAGCAGATGCTGGTATTGTAAGCAAAGTGTATGGTGACAGAGTAGTCCCTGAAAACTGCACAGAAGTAAGTTGCTGTGAACACCACGGTCCAGCCATCCGATTCCCATTTCGACTTAAAGGACAGCCATTCCAGAGCGGTTACCATGGCTTTGATCTATCATGCACCAACGGCAGGCAAACCGTGCTTGAGATGCCATCCTCATCTAACAAGCTCATCGTTGAAACGATTAACTACGCTTCTCAAGAAATCGGAGTATATTTCCAAAATGATTGCCCGCCTAAAgatattttcaatttcaacttaTCTTCCTCAATCTTTCAATTTGTGCATGGACCGTCTAATGCTAATTATACTTTATTCAGTTGTCCGTCACCAAGAGACGGATATGGTCTTATCAAACTGTGCCCTTCCGGCCTTGACAATCCTGAAAACCAAACTAACTACTATGCTGTCAACGGCCGGTCTTCCATTGATGATATGAACCTAGTGTCTTGTACCAAGCTGCGTGACTACACATCAGTTCCATATATTTCATCAGTGAGAGCATCCCACCTTATGATGCTGCAGTGGTCCAAACCATCATGTGGACGTTGCGAAGAGATGGGCAAGCCTTGCAGACTGAAGAGAACTATTGGTCAATATAATTTCACAGATAATCAGACTGTAGAAACTGAATGCGTGAGCGAAG ATAGTACCCGTGGAAGGACAAGCTTAGAGATATCTG GTATTTTCACACTTTCTGTGGTTGTAACAGTCGTGGGGACTCTCATTTACTGTGTTTATAGCTCCAACAAAATAGAGAAAACAAATCAGTTGAGGATTGAAAGATTTTTGGACGATTACATAGCACACAAGCCAAGTAGATATTCCTACGCTGATATTAAAAGGATAACAAATCAATTCAATGAAAAGTTAGGTCAAGGAGCCTATGGAACAGTGTACAAAGGACAGCTTTCCTCCGACTTACTTGTGGCTGTGAAAATCCTCAACAATTCTAATGAAAAAGGAGAAGATCTTATCAATGAAGTCGGAACAATGGGTCGAGTCCACCATGTCAATGTGGTTCGCTTGGTTGGTTTTTGTGCTGATGGGTACACAACAGCTCTTGTGTATGAATATCTACCAAATGGTTCACTACAGAATATCTTATCATCAGCAGATAGTAAAAGCGTTTTCCTTGGTTGGGATAAGTTGCATGAGATTGCTTTAGGTATAGCCAAAGGAATTGAATATCTTCATCAAGGGTGTGACCTCCGAATCCTCCATTTCGATATCAAACCACACAACATTTTGCTAGACCAGAATTTCAGCCCAAAGGTTTCCGATTTTGGTCTCGCCAAGTTGTGCTCTAGAGATCAAAGCGCGGTATCCATGACTACCATCAGAGGGACCATTGGCTACATTGCGCCCGAAGTGTTCTCTAGGAACTTTGGAAACGTGTCCTACAAGTCAGATGTCTATagctttggaatgttgctgctGGAAATGGTCGGGGGAAGAAAAAACTTTAAGTTCATGGAAGAGGACTCCACCAGCAGCCAAGTCTACTTCCCAGAATGGATTTATAACCTTTTAGAACAAGGGGACGACCTACGGATTCACATTGAGGACGGAGGAGATGCTGAAACTGCAAAGAAGCTAGCTATTGTGGGTCTATGGTGCGTCCAATGGCACCCCATAGATCGCCCTTCCATGAAAGTTGTTATTCAAATGTTAGAAGGAGAAGGTGACAATCTAACCGTACCTGCTAATCCTTTTCGGTCTACTTCGAATTGA
- the LOC137748986 gene encoding rust resistance kinase Lr10-like gives MNYQDTKLLQSIFSLDRMLLINFLCWFLMIADAGIVSKVYGDRVVPENCTEVSYCEHYGPAIRFPFRLKRQPFQCGYHGFDLSCTNGGKTVLEMPSSSNKLIVETIDYASHEIGVHFQNHCPPKDIFNFNLSSSIFQFVHGPSDANYTLFSCPSPPLETGGYCLIKLCPSGLDNPENQTNYYAVDGRCSIDDMNLVSCTKLRDYTSVPDISLVGASGPMMLQWSKPSCGRCKEMGKPCRLKRTIGQYNFTDNQTAETECVSEDSTRGRTSLEISGIFTLYVVVTVVGTLIYRVYSSNKIEKTNQLRIERFLDDYIAHKPSRYSYADIKRITNQFNEKLGQGAYGTVYKGQLSSDLLVAVKILNNSNEKGEDFINEVRTMGRVHHVNVVRLVGFCADGYTTALVYEYLPNGSLQNILSSADSKRAFLGWDKVHEITLGIAKGIEYLHQGCDLRILHFDIKPHNILLDQNFTPKVSDFGLAKLCSKDQSAVSMTTIRGTIGYIAPEVFSRNFGNVSYKSDVYSFGMLLLEMVGGRKNFKFMEEDSTSSQVYFPEWIYNLLEQGDDLRIHIEDGGDAETAKKLAIVGLRCVQWHPIDRPSMKVVIQMLEGEGDNLTVPANPFRSTSN, from the exons ATGAATTACCAAGATACCAAACTTCTACAATCAATATTCTCATTGGATAGAATGCTTCTGATCAATTTCTTGTGCTGGTTTCTCATGATAGCAGATGCTGGTATTGTAAGCAAAGTGTATGGCGACAGAGTAGTCCCTGAAAACTGCACAGAAGTAAGTTACTGTGAACACTACGGTCCAGCCATCCGATTCCCATTTCGACTTAAAAGACAGCCATTCCAGTGCGGTTACCATGGCTTTGATCTATCATGCACCAACGGCGGGAAAACCGTGCTTGAGATGCCATCCTCATCTAACAAGCTCATCGTTGAAACGATTGACTACGCTTCTCATGAAATCGGAGTACATTTCCAAAATCATTGCCCGCCTAAAgatattttcaatttcaacttaTCTTCCTCAATCTTTCAATTTGTGCATGGACCGTCTGATGCTAATTATACTTTATTCAGTTGTCCGTCACCACCACTTGAAACAGGCGGATATTGTCTTATCAAACTGTGCCCTTCCGGCCTTGACAATCCTGAAAACCAAACTAACTACTATGCCGTCGACGGCCGGTGTTCCATTGATGATATGAACCTAGTGTCTTGTACCAAGCTGCGTGACTACACATCAGTTCCAGATATTTCATTAGTGGGAGCATCCGGACCTATGATGCTGCAGTGGTCCAAACCATCATGTGGACGTTGCAAAGAGATGGGCAAGCCTTGCAGACTGAAGAGAACTATTGGTCAATATAATTTCACAGATAATCAGACTGCAGAAACTGAATGCGTGAGCGAAG ATAGTACCCGTGGAAGGACAAGCTTAGAGATATCTG GTATTTTCACACTTTATGTGGTTGTAACAGTCGTGGGGACTCTCATTTACCGTGTTTATAGCTCCAACAAAATAGAGAAAACAAATCAGTTGAGGATTGAAAGATTTTTGGACGATTACATAGCACACAAGCCAAGTAGATATTCCTACGCTGATATTAAAAGGATAACAAATCAATTCAATGAAAAGTTAGGTCAAGGAGCATATGGAACAGTGTACAAAGGACAGCTTTCCTCCGACTTACTTGTGGCTGTGAAAATCCTCAACAATTCTAATGAAAAAGGAGAAGATTTTATCAATGAAGTCCGAACAATGGGTCGAGTCCACCATGTCAATGTGGTTCGCTTGGTTGGTTTTTGTGCTGATGGGTACACAACAGCTCTTGTGTATGAATATCTACCAAATGGTTCACTACAGAATATCTTATCATCAGCAGATAGTAAAAGAGCTTTCCTTGGTTGGGATAAGGTGCATGAGATTACTTTAGGTATAGCCAAAGGAATTGAATATCTTCATCAAGGGTGTGACCTCCGAATCCTCCATTTCGATATCAAACCACACAACATTTTGCTAGACCAGAATTTCACCCCAAAGGTTTCCGATTTTGGTCTCGCCAAGTTGTGCTCTAAAGATCAAAGCGCAGTATCCATGACTACCATCAGAGGGACCATTGGCTACATTGCGCCGGAAGTGTTCTCTAGGAACTTTGGAAACGTGTCCTACAAGTCAGATGTCTATagctttggaatgttgctgctGGAAATGGTCGGGGGAAGAAAGAACTTTAAGTTCATGGAAGAGGACTCCACCAGCAGCCAAGTCTACTTCCCAGAATGGATTTACAACCTTTTAGAACAAGGGGACGACCTACGGATTCACATTGAGGACGGAGGAGATGCTGAAACTGCAAAGAAGCTAGCTATTGTGGGTCTAAGGTGCGTCCAATGGCACCCCATAGATCGCCCTTCCATGAAAGTTGTTATTCAAATGTTAGAAGGAGAAGGTGACAATCTAACCGTACCTGCTAATCCTTTCCGGTCTACTTCGAATTGA